Proteins from a single region of Verrucosispora sp. NA02020:
- a CDS encoding cobalt-precorrin-6A reductase — MRVLILGGTAEARDLAARLVDRPGLSVISSLAGRVADPRLPVGEVRIGGFGGADGLARWLDTHPVDVLVDATHPYAARIRTAAVTAAAQVGVPHLRLERPGWTARPGDRWHRVPDVAAAVRELPALGRRVLLTTGRQSLAAFGPSTGLWILARVVDAPDEPLPQHIRLLRSRGPYTLAGELELIRTHRLDVVVTKDSGGRLTEAKLDAARQLGLPVLMIDRPVPAVHPTTVSRVDEAVDWVSALPVQPG, encoded by the coding sequence GTGCGGGTACTCATCCTCGGGGGCACCGCCGAGGCACGTGATCTCGCCGCCCGACTCGTCGACCGGCCGGGGCTGTCGGTGATCTCCTCGCTGGCCGGGCGGGTCGCCGATCCCCGCCTGCCGGTCGGTGAGGTACGCATCGGGGGGTTCGGTGGTGCCGACGGCCTGGCCCGGTGGCTCGACACGCACCCCGTCGACGTACTGGTCGACGCCACCCACCCGTACGCGGCCCGGATCCGGACCGCCGCCGTCACCGCCGCTGCCCAGGTCGGCGTACCTCATCTGCGGCTGGAACGACCGGGCTGGACGGCGCGGCCGGGTGACCGCTGGCACCGTGTGCCGGACGTGGCCGCCGCCGTCCGGGAACTTCCGGCGCTCGGGCGGCGGGTCCTGCTCACCACCGGACGGCAGAGCCTCGCGGCGTTCGGCCCGTCGACCGGGCTGTGGATCCTGGCCCGGGTCGTGGACGCGCCGGACGAGCCGCTGCCGCAGCACATCCGACTGCTGCGCAGCCGGGGTCCCTACACGCTCGCCGGTGAACTGGAGCTGATCCGTACCCATCGCCTCGACGTGGTGGTGACCAAGGACAGCGGCGGCCGGCTCACCGAGGCGAAACTCGACGCGGCCCGACAGCTCGGCCTACCGGTGCTGATGATCGACCGGCCGGTGCCCGCCGTCCATCCGACGACGGTGTCCCGGGTGGACGAGGCGGTGGACTGGGTGTCGGCGCTGCCGGTTCAGCCGGGATAG
- a CDS encoding SRPBCC domain-containing protein yields MPVTDVKQDLDNLSLTITADFAAPVERIWQVYADPRQLEKVWGPPTYPATVVDHDLTPGGRVTYYMTSPEGERYAGYWLVTAVDEARSFAFDDGFAHDDLSPNPEMPVSKCVYTFSAHDGGTRVTYVSTYPSAEALQQVLDMGMVEGATGAINQIDGFVAA; encoded by the coding sequence GTGCCCGTCACCGACGTCAAGCAGGACCTCGACAACCTGAGCCTGACCATCACCGCCGACTTCGCCGCACCGGTGGAGCGGATCTGGCAGGTGTACGCCGACCCACGCCAACTGGAGAAGGTCTGGGGACCGCCGACCTATCCGGCCACCGTGGTCGACCACGATCTCACGCCCGGGGGCCGGGTCACCTACTACATGACCAGCCCGGAGGGCGAGCGGTACGCCGGGTACTGGCTGGTCACGGCCGTGGACGAGGCTCGCAGCTTCGCCTTCGACGACGGCTTCGCCCACGACGACCTCTCCCCCAACCCGGAGATGCCGGTCTCCAAGTGCGTCTACACCTTCAGCGCGCACGACGGCGGGACCCGGGTGACGTACGTGAGCACCTACCCGTCCGCCGAGGCCCTCCAGCAGGTGCTGGACATGGGCATGGTGGAGGGCGCCACCGGAGCGATCAACCAGATCGACGGGTTCGTCGCCGCCTGA
- a CDS encoding epoxide hydrolase family protein, with protein MAVKTEARPRTTQIRPFTVEIPQAELDDLRRRIAATRWPEQETVADQSQGVPLATIQAVARYWEQEYDWRGVEARLNSVPQFMTEIDGLDIHFIHVRSKHEDALPLIITHGWPGSVIEQLKVIGPLTDPTAHGGSASDAFHVVIPSMPGHGFSGKPTMPGWGPEHIASAWTELMRRLGYDRFVAQGGDWGAIISDLMGVQAPPELAGIHTNMPGAVPADLDKLFQSDMSGANDALGSLPSNLSDEERRACEQLNFVWKHVAYALMMGTRPQTLTALADSPVGLAAFLLDHDARSLDLISRVFAGGPGGLSRDDVLDNITLYWLTNTGVSSSRLYAENALSFFATKGVRVPVAVSVFPDELYEAPRSWVEQAYPNLVYYHRLDRGGHFAAWERPMAFAEELRAGFRPLR; from the coding sequence ATGGCCGTCAAGACCGAAGCCCGACCGCGTACCACGCAGATCCGGCCGTTCACGGTCGAGATCCCGCAGGCGGAGCTGGACGACCTGCGCCGCCGGATCGCCGCCACCCGGTGGCCGGAGCAGGAGACCGTCGCCGACCAGTCGCAGGGCGTGCCGCTCGCCACGATCCAGGCGGTCGCGCGCTACTGGGAGCAGGAGTACGACTGGCGTGGCGTCGAGGCGCGGCTGAACAGCGTTCCGCAGTTCATGACCGAGATCGACGGACTGGACATCCACTTCATCCACGTCCGCTCGAAGCACGAGGACGCGCTGCCGCTGATCATCACGCACGGCTGGCCCGGCTCGGTGATCGAACAGCTCAAGGTCATCGGCCCGCTGACCGATCCCACCGCCCACGGCGGCAGCGCCTCGGACGCCTTCCACGTGGTGATCCCGTCCATGCCCGGGCACGGCTTCTCCGGTAAGCCGACCATGCCGGGCTGGGGTCCGGAGCACATCGCGAGCGCGTGGACCGAGCTGATGCGGCGCCTCGGGTACGACCGCTTCGTCGCCCAGGGCGGCGACTGGGGCGCGATCATCTCGGACCTGATGGGGGTCCAGGCACCGCCGGAGCTGGCCGGGATCCACACCAACATGCCGGGAGCCGTACCAGCGGATCTCGACAAGCTGTTCCAGTCCGACATGAGCGGGGCGAACGATGCCCTCGGCTCGCTGCCGTCGAACCTCTCCGACGAGGAACGGCGCGCCTGCGAGCAACTGAACTTCGTGTGGAAGCACGTCGCGTACGCCCTCATGATGGGCACCCGGCCGCAGACCCTGACCGCGCTGGCGGACTCGCCGGTCGGCCTGGCCGCGTTCCTGCTCGACCACGACGCGCGCAGTCTGGACCTCATCTCGCGGGTCTTCGCGGGCGGGCCCGGCGGCCTCAGCCGGGACGACGTGCTGGACAACATCACGTTGTACTGGTTGACGAACACCGGCGTCTCGTCGTCCCGGCTCTACGCGGAGAACGCACTCTCGTTCTTCGCCACCAAGGGCGTACGCGTGCCGGTGGCGGTGAGCGTCTTCCCGGACGAGCTGTACGAGGCACCGCGTAGCTGGGTGGAGCAGGCGTACCCGAACCTCGTCTACTACCACCGGCTCGACCGGGGCGGGCACTTCGCCGCCTGGGAACGGCCGATGGCCTTCGCCGAGGAACTGCGCGCCGGCTTCCGGCCGCTGCGCTAG
- the msrB gene encoding peptide-methionine (R)-S-oxide reductase MsrB has product MSQDYRKNPEKVSNLTPEQYRVTQEAATETPFANEYWDKKDPGLYVDVVSGEPLFASVDKYDSGTGWPTFSRPVESTNLVEIPDSSLGVTRTEVRSAHGDSHLGHVFDDGPIETGGLRYCMNSAAMRFVPRDDLEREGYGAYLDRFAARR; this is encoded by the coding sequence GTGTCTCAGGACTACCGCAAGAACCCCGAAAAGGTCTCGAACCTGACGCCCGAGCAGTACCGGGTCACACAGGAGGCCGCGACCGAGACGCCCTTCGCCAACGAGTACTGGGACAAGAAGGATCCCGGTCTCTATGTCGACGTGGTGTCCGGTGAACCCCTGTTCGCCTCCGTCGACAAGTACGACAGCGGCACCGGCTGGCCGACGTTCAGCAGGCCGGTCGAGTCCACGAACCTCGTCGAGATCCCGGACAGCAGCCTCGGCGTCACCCGCACCGAGGTCCGGTCCGCGCACGGCGACAGCCACCTCGGCCACGTCTTCGACGACGGTCCGATCGAGACCGGCGGGCTGCGCTACTGCATGAACTCCGCCGCGATGCGCTTCGTGCCCCGCGACGACCTGGAGCGCGAGGGCTACGGGGCGTACCTCGACCGATTCGCCGCACGGCGCTGA
- a CDS encoding sensor histidine kinase, which translates to MDRVDGDERAYAWAWRGLRAVLAGLAAVGLAVTNLVLLGVSLVALALVPVPFLGMALLPWTMTLVRHRADLERRRATRAGVPVSRPYRPPPARGVPGGWRRFRWIVTDPATWRDLAWLLPGAVVSTALGLISLAVPLYGVMGLTLVPVWIWLGTDWYGYGLVWSVDNVVEGLVCVPQGVAILAGGLWSAPWLRRVDGYFARLLLAPTKAAELRLRVTELTVTRADTVDAQAAELRRIERDLHDGIQARLVSLGMMIGLADELIDRDPNAAREMLAEARESSGTALVELRHLVRGIHPPVLAERGLDGAVRALALGLPVPITVDVDLPGRLDTPVESAAYFAVAETLTNLVRHSRARTGAVSLRHSDGTLTMVVADDGTGGADPGAGSGLRGIERRLAAFDGTITVSSPAGGPTVVTMELPCALSSPRTTHSSGTG; encoded by the coding sequence ATGGACCGGGTCGACGGCGACGAGCGGGCGTACGCGTGGGCGTGGCGGGGCCTGCGCGCCGTACTCGCCGGTCTGGCCGCCGTCGGTCTGGCCGTGACCAACCTCGTGCTGCTCGGCGTCTCGCTGGTGGCACTGGCCCTGGTCCCGGTGCCGTTCCTCGGCATGGCGTTGCTGCCGTGGACGATGACGCTGGTCCGCCACCGCGCGGATCTCGAACGCCGGCGGGCCACCCGCGCCGGTGTCCCGGTGTCCCGGCCCTACCGTCCGCCCCCGGCACGCGGCGTCCCCGGCGGGTGGCGGCGGTTCCGCTGGATCGTCACCGACCCGGCCACCTGGCGCGATCTCGCCTGGCTCCTGCCCGGCGCGGTGGTGTCCACCGCCCTCGGTCTGATCTCGCTGGCCGTGCCGCTCTACGGCGTCATGGGCCTGACGTTGGTGCCGGTCTGGATCTGGCTCGGCACCGACTGGTACGGCTACGGCCTCGTCTGGTCGGTCGACAATGTCGTGGAAGGGCTGGTCTGTGTGCCGCAGGGCGTCGCCATCCTCGCCGGTGGGCTCTGGTCGGCCCCGTGGCTGCGCCGCGTCGACGGGTACTTCGCCCGGTTGCTGCTCGCCCCGACCAAGGCCGCGGAGCTGCGACTGCGCGTCACCGAACTGACCGTCACCCGGGCCGACACCGTCGACGCCCAGGCCGCCGAGCTGCGTCGCATCGAGCGTGACCTGCACGACGGCATCCAGGCTCGCCTCGTCTCCCTGGGCATGATGATCGGCCTGGCCGACGAGCTGATCGACCGTGACCCGAACGCGGCTCGTGAGATGCTCGCGGAAGCGCGGGAGTCCAGCGGCACCGCCCTGGTCGAGTTGCGCCATCTCGTCCGGGGCATCCATCCGCCGGTGCTGGCCGAGCGCGGGCTCGACGGCGCGGTGCGGGCGTTGGCGCTGGGCCTGCCCGTGCCGATCACGGTCGATGTCGACCTGCCCGGCCGACTCGACACCCCGGTCGAGTCGGCCGCCTACTTCGCCGTGGCCGAGACGTTGACCAACCTGGTCCGGCACAGTCGGGCGCGGACCGGGGCGGTGTCCCTGCGGCACTCCGACGGCACGCTGACCATGGTGGTCGCCGACGACGGGACCGGTGGTGCCGACCCGGGCGCCGGTTCCGGCCTCCGGGGTATCGAACGCCGTCTGGCCGCCTTCGATGGCACGATCACCGTGTCAAGCCCGGCCGGAGGGCCCACCGTCGTCACCATGGAGCTGCCGTGCGCGTTGTCATCGCCGAGGACCACGCACTCCTCCGGGACGGGTTGA
- a CDS encoding acyl-CoA desaturase, with translation MTTATTPPRPTSGSDFAVLSRRITDAGLMRRRPLYYALRLGVVGLMFVGGWTAFVALGSSWWQMITAVFLAVTFAQVALVAHDLAHRQVFRTRRPSAVAGLVAGNLGVGMSYGWWMEKHTRHHNNPNHDDLDPDVAPEVLVWTAESAVGRRGLRGFVVRHQGVLFFPLLTLLAVSLKVSSVKALRDGTVKRPGVETALLLLHAGGYLTALLLVLTPPQAVAFLLLHQALFGVYLGMTFAPNHKGMPHPTGTEDYLRKQVLTSRNVYGSRLVDAALGGLNYQIEHHLFPAMPTPNLRRAQPIVQAYCAEIGVHYEQTGLVDSYRQALRHLHEVGAPARAAYASR, from the coding sequence ATGACGACCGCCACGACGCCGCCGCGCCCGACGAGCGGCAGCGATTTCGCCGTCCTGTCCCGCCGGATCACCGATGCCGGGTTGATGCGACGCCGGCCCCTCTACTACGCCCTGAGGTTGGGTGTCGTCGGGCTCATGTTCGTCGGTGGCTGGACGGCCTTCGTCGCCCTCGGTTCGTCGTGGTGGCAGATGATCACCGCGGTCTTCCTCGCCGTCACGTTCGCCCAGGTCGCGCTCGTGGCACACGATTTGGCACACCGCCAGGTGTTCCGGACCAGGCGTCCGAGTGCGGTCGCCGGGCTGGTCGCCGGCAACCTCGGCGTCGGGATGAGCTACGGCTGGTGGATGGAGAAGCACACCCGCCACCACAACAACCCCAATCACGACGATCTCGACCCGGACGTGGCCCCGGAGGTGCTCGTCTGGACCGCGGAGTCGGCCGTCGGCCGTCGCGGGCTGCGCGGATTCGTCGTCCGGCACCAGGGCGTCCTGTTCTTCCCGCTGCTCACCCTGCTCGCCGTCAGCCTGAAGGTGTCCAGCGTCAAGGCGTTGCGGGACGGCACGGTGAAGCGACCCGGTGTGGAGACCGCCCTGCTTCTCCTGCACGCCGGTGGCTACCTCACGGCCCTGCTGCTCGTGCTGACCCCGCCGCAGGCCGTCGCCTTCCTGCTGCTGCACCAGGCGCTCTTCGGCGTCTATCTCGGGATGACCTTCGCGCCCAACCACAAGGGGATGCCGCATCCGACCGGCACCGAGGACTATCTGCGCAAGCAGGTGCTGACCTCGCGCAACGTTTACGGCAGCCGGTTGGTGGACGCGGCACTCGGCGGCCTGAACTACCAGATCGAACACCACCTCTTCCCCGCCATGCCGACGCCCAACCTGCGCCGGGCCCAGCCGATCGTGCAGGCGTACTGCGCCGAGATCGGGGTTCACTACGAGCAGACCGGCCTGGTCGACTCGTACCGGCAGGCGCTGCGACACCTGCACGAGGTGGGTGCCCCCGCCCGGGCCGCGTACGCCTCCCGGTGA
- a CDS encoding aspartate aminotransferase family protein, whose product MDTTFWDQADRLLIRYGASFTPRIIERARGAYVFDREGRSILDFTSGQMSAILGHGHPDIVSTVSSAVASLDHLYSGMLSPPLLALAERLAATLPDPLGKTLLLTTGAEANEAAIKMAKLYTGRYEIVSFDRSWHGMTQGAASATFSAGRRGYGPPIPGNLALPTPNAYRSPFRSADGAHDWEAELAYGFALVDQQSAGSLAACLVEPILSSGGIIDLPPGYLARLRQMCDERGMLLILDEAQTGLGRTGTMYAFERDGVAPDILTLSKTLGAGLPVAAVVTSAEIEQVCHDRGFLFYTTHVSDPLAAAVALTVLDVIAREDLVRRAARLGEQLTDRLQALRDEHEVVGDVRGRGLLQGIELVTDKVSRTPADALGARVTSACLDRGLHMNIVQLPGMGGIFRIAPPLTISDEDLHAGLDILDAALTAVLREG is encoded by the coding sequence ATGGACACGACCTTCTGGGACCAGGCGGACCGCCTGCTGATCCGGTACGGGGCCAGCTTCACTCCCCGGATCATCGAACGCGCCCGGGGGGCGTACGTCTTCGACCGCGAGGGCAGGTCGATCCTCGACTTCACCTCGGGGCAGATGAGCGCCATCCTCGGCCACGGGCACCCGGACATCGTCTCCACCGTCTCGTCCGCGGTCGCCTCACTGGACCACCTCTACAGCGGCATGCTCAGCCCGCCGCTGCTCGCGCTGGCCGAACGGCTCGCCGCCACACTGCCCGACCCGCTCGGCAAAACGCTGCTGCTCACCACCGGCGCCGAAGCGAACGAGGCGGCGATCAAGATGGCCAAGCTCTACACCGGCCGGTACGAGATCGTCTCCTTCGACCGGTCCTGGCACGGCATGACGCAGGGGGCGGCCTCGGCGACGTTCTCCGCCGGGCGGCGCGGCTACGGTCCGCCGATCCCGGGTAACCTCGCCCTGCCCACACCGAACGCCTACCGGTCGCCGTTCCGTAGCGCAGACGGCGCACACGACTGGGAGGCCGAACTCGCGTACGGCTTCGCCCTGGTCGACCAGCAGTCCGCCGGAAGCCTCGCCGCCTGCCTGGTCGAACCGATCCTCTCCTCGGGCGGCATCATCGACCTGCCGCCCGGATACCTGGCCCGCCTCCGGCAGATGTGCGACGAGCGCGGGATGCTCCTCATCCTCGACGAGGCGCAGACCGGCCTCGGCCGCACCGGCACGATGTACGCCTTCGAGCGCGACGGGGTCGCCCCCGACATCCTGACCCTGTCGAAGACCCTCGGGGCGGGACTGCCGGTGGCCGCCGTGGTGACCAGCGCCGAGATCGAGCAGGTCTGCCACGACCGGGGGTTCCTCTTCTACACCACCCACGTCTCCGACCCGCTGGCGGCGGCGGTCGCGCTGACCGTGCTCGACGTCATCGCCCGAGAGGACCTGGTGCGGCGTGCCGCGCGACTCGGCGAGCAGCTCACCGATCGGCTCCAGGCGCTGCGGGACGAACACGAGGTGGTGGGCGACGTCCGGGGCCGGGGCCTGCTCCAGGGCATCGAGCTGGTGACCGACAAGGTGAGCCGCACACCGGCCGACGCGTTGGGTGCCCGGGTCACCTCGGCCTGCCTCGACCGGGGACTGCACATGAACATCGTCCAACTGCCGGGCATGGGCGGGATCTTCCGGATCGCACCACCGCTCACCATCAGCGACGAAGACCTGCACGCCGGCCTGGACATCCTCGACGCCGCACTCACCGCCGTCCTACGCGAAGGGTGA
- a CDS encoding LysR family transcriptional regulator yields the protein MLNPRRLVVLRAVLAAGSINRAARNLNYAPATISQHMTELARETGLVLFVRQGRGIVATDAARHLADQAQTLVADFERLERVVADLRGGQGEHLAIACFASAAERWIPELVRTVRQHRPNLTVEISLNEPVDGRGRRQPDLDIRTEPAGGVEVRVDGYQRHDLAVEELVAVLPAGHPLVDAPEIALRDLGAEPWVDHDIYDSPIGQIISSACRTAGFTPRFAARLDDHRTALRLVAAGVGVTLLPRLAVVELPGGAVARPVVRPVVRRRIVVHVRRDHRRQELLARAVARLRADAEADPCTAMPDR from the coding sequence ATGCTGAACCCTCGACGCCTGGTGGTGCTGCGGGCGGTCCTGGCGGCCGGATCGATCAACCGGGCCGCCCGGAACCTGAACTACGCCCCGGCCACGATCAGTCAGCACATGACCGAGCTGGCCAGGGAGACCGGCCTGGTCCTCTTCGTGAGGCAGGGACGGGGCATCGTCGCCACCGACGCCGCCCGACATCTCGCCGACCAGGCGCAGACACTGGTCGCCGACTTCGAGCGGCTGGAACGGGTCGTCGCGGACCTTCGTGGCGGCCAGGGCGAGCACCTGGCGATCGCCTGTTTCGCCTCGGCGGCCGAACGGTGGATCCCGGAGCTGGTGCGGACCGTTCGGCAGCACCGACCGAACCTCACCGTCGAGATCAGCCTCAACGAGCCGGTCGACGGGCGGGGGCGCCGTCAGCCGGACCTGGACATCCGCACCGAGCCGGCCGGCGGCGTCGAGGTACGGGTCGACGGCTACCAGCGGCACGACCTCGCCGTCGAGGAACTCGTCGCCGTCCTGCCCGCCGGGCACCCGCTCGTGGACGCCCCCGAGATCGCGTTGCGGGACCTCGGTGCCGAGCCGTGGGTGGACCACGACATCTACGACAGCCCGATCGGGCAGATCATCTCCAGCGCCTGCCGGACCGCCGGGTTCACCCCCCGATTCGCCGCCCGTCTGGACGACCACCGGACAGCATTGCGCCTGGTGGCGGCCGGTGTCGGCGTCACACTGCTGCCGCGTCTGGCCGTCGTGGAGCTGCCCGGGGGCGCGGTGGCGAGGCCGGTGGTCCGTCCCGTCGTCCGGCGTCGCATCGTCGTGCACGTCCGCCGGGACCACCGTCGGCAGGAACTCCTCGCCCGCGCGGTGGCGCGGCTGCGCGCGGACGCCGAGGCCGATCCCTGCACCGCCATGCCTGACCGCTGA
- a CDS encoding response regulator transcription factor, whose protein sequence is MRVVIAEDHALLRDGLTRILRAFDFDVVAAVDNGPALLPALVSLRPQVAVVDVRLPPTFTDEGLHAAIAARTRIPGLPILVLSQHVEPLYARELLSTPHGGVGYLLKDRVSHVGEFVDAVRRVAQGGTAMDPEVISRLLARREPLAVLTVREREVLGEMAEGRSNAAIAGKLHITEKAVSKHINNIFTKLDMPPSDDHNRRVLAVLAYLNP, encoded by the coding sequence GTGCGCGTTGTCATCGCCGAGGACCACGCACTCCTCCGGGACGGGTTGACCCGGATCCTGCGGGCCTTCGACTTCGACGTCGTCGCGGCCGTCGACAACGGCCCCGCCCTGCTGCCGGCGCTGGTCAGCCTCCGGCCCCAGGTGGCGGTCGTGGACGTGCGGCTACCGCCGACGTTCACCGACGAGGGCCTGCACGCCGCGATCGCCGCCCGTACCCGGATCCCCGGTCTGCCGATCCTCGTGCTGTCCCAACATGTCGAGCCGTTGTACGCCCGGGAGTTGCTCAGCACACCGCACGGCGGCGTGGGCTACCTGCTCAAGGATCGGGTGTCCCACGTCGGCGAGTTCGTCGACGCGGTCCGCCGGGTCGCCCAGGGCGGGACCGCGATGGACCCTGAGGTGATCTCTCGACTGCTGGCCCGCCGGGAGCCTCTCGCGGTCCTCACCGTCCGGGAGCGGGAGGTGCTCGGCGAGATGGCCGAGGGCCGCTCCAACGCCGCGATCGCCGGCAAGCTGCACATCACCGAGAAGGCCGTCAGCAAGCACATCAACAACATCTTCACCAAGCTCGACATGCCGCCCTCGGACGACCACAACCGGCGGGTCCTCGCCGTACTGGCGTACCTCAACCCCTGA
- a CDS encoding cellulase family glycosylhydrolase translates to MSRLRTAVSGVLAATLAMAGVLVAAPGAQAATADFAKVQEWGGGYEARFTVRNDTATTIASWRVDFDLPAGSTLGSYWDALLTSSGNRHSFTNRTWNGTLAAGASTTFGFIVSGSGTPTNCTVNGGSCRGGNADTQAPSVPGNLRVTGTSTSSVALAWNAATDNVGVAGYDVYRGSMLATSVVGTTTATVGGLSPATAYTFSVRARDAAGNVSAASTTVTATTAPGTVTGTPASINGQLRVCGVQLCNKYGRPIQLRGMSTHGIQWYSQCVNNASLDALAYDWNADVLRISMYIQEGGYETDPRGFTDRVHDYIERATARGMYAIVDWHMLTPGDPNHNLARARTFFTEIAQRHKDKTNILYEVANEPNGVSWASIKSYAEQIIPVIRAQDPDGVVLVGTRAWSSLGLSEGSSETEIVNSPVNASNIMYTFHFYAASHGTTYLNALSRTADRLPVFVTEFGTQTASGDGANDFTRAQQYLDLMATKKISWVNWNFSDDFRSGAVFLTGTCGGSSYTGTGVLKPAGVWVRDRIRTPDTFPTS, encoded by the coding sequence ATGTCCAGACTGCGTACTGCGGTGTCCGGAGTCCTCGCCGCCACACTCGCCATGGCCGGCGTCCTGGTCGCCGCCCCCGGCGCACAGGCCGCGACCGCCGACTTCGCCAAGGTCCAGGAGTGGGGTGGCGGCTACGAGGCCCGCTTCACCGTCCGCAACGACACCGCCACCACCATCGCCAGTTGGCGGGTCGACTTCGACCTGCCGGCCGGATCCACGCTCGGCAGCTACTGGGACGCCCTGCTGACCAGCAGCGGCAACCGGCACAGCTTCACCAACCGCACCTGGAACGGCACCCTGGCCGCCGGGGCGTCGACCACCTTCGGCTTCATCGTCTCCGGCAGCGGCACGCCGACCAACTGCACCGTCAACGGCGGCTCGTGCCGCGGCGGCAACGCCGACACCCAGGCGCCCAGCGTGCCCGGCAACCTCCGGGTCACCGGCACCAGCACGTCGAGCGTGGCGCTGGCCTGGAACGCCGCGACCGACAACGTCGGGGTCGCCGGCTACGACGTCTACCGTGGCAGCATGCTCGCCACCAGCGTCGTCGGCACCACCACCGCCACCGTCGGCGGCCTGAGCCCCGCCACCGCGTACACCTTCTCGGTCCGGGCCCGCGACGCCGCCGGCAACGTCTCGGCGGCGAGCACGACGGTCACCGCGACCACGGCACCCGGCACGGTGACCGGCACCCCCGCCTCGATCAACGGTCAGCTGCGGGTCTGCGGCGTGCAGCTCTGCAACAAGTACGGCCGACCGATCCAGTTGCGCGGCATGAGCACCCACGGCATCCAGTGGTACTCGCAGTGCGTCAACAACGCCTCGCTGGACGCGCTCGCCTACGACTGGAACGCCGACGTGCTGCGCATCTCCATGTACATCCAGGAGGGCGGCTACGAGACCGACCCGCGCGGCTTCACCGACCGGGTGCACGACTACATCGAACGGGCCACCGCACGCGGCATGTACGCCATCGTCGACTGGCACATGCTCACCCCGGGCGACCCGAACCACAACCTGGCCCGGGCGCGCACCTTCTTCACCGAGATCGCCCAGCGCCACAAGGACAAGACCAACATCCTGTACGAGGTGGCCAACGAGCCCAACGGGGTGAGCTGGGCGTCGATCAAGAGCTACGCCGAGCAGATCATCCCGGTCATCCGGGCGCAGGACCCCGACGGCGTGGTGCTGGTCGGCACCCGCGCCTGGTCGTCGCTGGGCCTCTCCGAGGGCTCCTCGGAGACCGAGATCGTCAACAGCCCGGTCAACGCCTCGAACATCATGTACACCTTCCACTTCTACGCCGCCTCGCACGGCACGACGTACCTGAACGCGCTGTCCCGGACCGCCGACCGGCTGCCGGTCTTCGTCACCGAGTTCGGCACCCAGACCGCCTCCGGCGACGGGGCGAACGACTTCACCCGTGCCCAGCAGTACCTGGACCTGATGGCCACCAAGAAGATCAGTTGGGTGAACTGGAACTTCTCCGACGACTTCCGCAGCGGTGCCGTCTTCCTCACCGGCACCTGCGGCGGCAGCTCGTACACCGGGACCGGCGTCCTCAAGCCCGCCGGGGTCTGGGTACGCGACCGGATCCGTACCCCGGACACCTTCCCGACCAGCTGA
- a CDS encoding helix-turn-helix transcriptional regulator, with translation MTETSDDRADALFHALADRTRRDILRRVLAGEHSVSALAANYDMSFAAVQKHVAVLERAGLLTKRRSGREQLASGDVQAVRSVASMLTELEQVWRGRIARIDMLIASETDQED, from the coding sequence GTGACGGAGACGAGTGACGACCGGGCTGACGCCCTGTTCCACGCGCTCGCCGACCGCACCCGGCGCGACATCCTGCGCCGCGTGCTCGCCGGGGAGCACTCCGTCTCCGCGCTCGCCGCCAACTACGACATGAGCTTCGCCGCCGTGCAGAAACACGTCGCCGTGCTGGAGAGGGCCGGCCTGCTGACCAAGCGACGCAGCGGCCGCGAGCAACTGGCCAGCGGCGACGTGCAGGCGGTGCGGTCGGTGGCGTCCATGCTCACCGAGCTCGAACAGGTCTGGCGCGGCCGCATCGCCCGCATCGACATGCTCATCGCATCCGAGACCGACCAGGAGGACTGA